In Clupea harengus chromosome 25, Ch_v2.0.2, whole genome shotgun sequence, one genomic interval encodes:
- the LOC116219518 gene encoding SLAM family member 9-like isoform X2, giving the protein MDPKWTLSLLAAILHTVASAPESVFAQEGNSVTLIMQWHNNTDIDSAVWFFNQSCDIVRYYPYYNKSRQVRVTDPYKGRVEFDSTTFSLELTNPQKNDSGLYKGEINADGRKAVSEYRLNVLEQVTAPVLTVESVLSSGDLCNVTVTCRAGDLSLTSTCDISTCTQEEQTAPSSLAISIKDDLIICNHSNPVSWHHATVELEMMCQSTQHKKHQKTSIWIYVAVASGLLLFVLVGGVLCFQMHSKNQAGSSSAVNQSVETRNPSSDVKRWSPFKSYSTVSYALKS; this is encoded by the exons ATGGATCCAAAATGGACTTTGTCTCTCCTTGCTGCCATCCTTCACACAG TGGCCAGTGCCCCAGAGTCTGTGTTTGCTCAAGAGGGAAACTCTGTCACCCTGATCATGCAGTGGCATAACAACACAGATATAGATAGTGCAGTCTGGTTTTTTAATCAATCATGTGATATTGTTAGATATTATCCATATTATAATAAATCTCGTCAGGTAAGAGTTACAGACCCTTATAAGGGCAGAGTAGAGTTTGATTCCACCACCTTCTCTCTGGAGCTGACAAACCCACAGAAGAATGACAGCGGACTCTACAAAGGAGAGATAAATGCTGATGGAAGGAAGGCTGTTTCTGAATACAGGCTCAATGTTCTTG agcaaGTAACCGCCCCTGTCTTGACTGTGGAGTCTGTCTTGTCCAGTGGTGACCTCTGTAATGTGACAGTGACCTGTAGAGCTGgtgacctctctctgacctccaccTGTGACATCAGCACCTGCACACAGGAGGAACAGACTGCACCCTCCAGCCTTGCCATCTCTATTAAAGATGATCTCATAATctgcaaccatagcaacccagtcAGTTGGCATCATGCTACAGTGGAATTGGAGATGATGTGTCAAAGTACACAACATAAGAAACATCAGAAGACCTCTATATGGATCTATGTTGCTGTTGCTTCAGGACTACTACTATTCGTCCTTGTTGGGGGAGTTTTGTGTTTTCAAATGCATTCAAAGAATCAAG CAGGCAGTTCTTCAGCAGTTAATCAGTCAGTTGAG ACCCGGAACCCATCATCAGATGTGAAGAGGTGGAGTCCCTTCAAGTCTTACTCTACAGTCTCTTATGCTCTG AAGTCCTAG
- the LOC116219518 gene encoding SLAM family member 9-like isoform X1, translating to MDPKWTLSLLAAILHTVASAPESVFAQEGNSVTLIMQWHNNTDIDSAVWFFNQSCDIVRYYPYYNKSRQVRVTDPYKGRVEFDSTTFSLELTNPQKNDSGLYKGEINADGRKAVSEYRLNVLEQVTAPVLTVESVLSSGDLCNVTVTCRAGDLSLTSTCDISTCTQEEQTAPSSLAISIKDDLIICNHSNPVSWHHATVELEMMCQSTQHKKHQKTSIWIYVAVASGLLLFVLVGGVLCFQMHSKNQAGSSSAVNQSVEVSTFLSLFLKSTLISYSLHKSLCGVAPFGLGFVCLCSPSYSWP from the exons ATGGATCCAAAATGGACTTTGTCTCTCCTTGCTGCCATCCTTCACACAG TGGCCAGTGCCCCAGAGTCTGTGTTTGCTCAAGAGGGAAACTCTGTCACCCTGATCATGCAGTGGCATAACAACACAGATATAGATAGTGCAGTCTGGTTTTTTAATCAATCATGTGATATTGTTAGATATTATCCATATTATAATAAATCTCGTCAGGTAAGAGTTACAGACCCTTATAAGGGCAGAGTAGAGTTTGATTCCACCACCTTCTCTCTGGAGCTGACAAACCCACAGAAGAATGACAGCGGACTCTACAAAGGAGAGATAAATGCTGATGGAAGGAAGGCTGTTTCTGAATACAGGCTCAATGTTCTTG agcaaGTAACCGCCCCTGTCTTGACTGTGGAGTCTGTCTTGTCCAGTGGTGACCTCTGTAATGTGACAGTGACCTGTAGAGCTGgtgacctctctctgacctccaccTGTGACATCAGCACCTGCACACAGGAGGAACAGACTGCACCCTCCAGCCTTGCCATCTCTATTAAAGATGATCTCATAATctgcaaccatagcaacccagtcAGTTGGCATCATGCTACAGTGGAATTGGAGATGATGTGTCAAAGTACACAACATAAGAAACATCAGAAGACCTCTATATGGATCTATGTTGCTGTTGCTTCAGGACTACTACTATTCGTCCTTGTTGGGGGAGTTTTGTGTTTTCAAATGCATTCAAAGAATCAAG CAGGCAGTTCTTCAGCAGTTAATCAGTCAGTTGAGGTAAGTACGTTTTTATCACTCTTTTTAAAATCCACGTTGATCAGTTACTCATTACACAAGTCATTGTGTGGTGTTGCTCCCTTTGGTCtgggttttgtttgtctgtgttctcCCTCTTACTCTTGGCCTTAA
- the LOC105893836 gene encoding SLAM family member 6-like — MDPKWTLSLLAAILHTVASAPESVFALEGNSVTLIMQRHNNMDTDDASWVFNQSCDVVRYYPHHNKRRQVRITDCYKGRVEFHRTTFSLELTNPQKNDSGLYKGEINGDGMKAVSEYRLSVLGESPCKHPTY, encoded by the exons ATGGATCCAAAATGGACTTTGTCTCTCCTTGCTGCCATCCTTCACACAG TGGCCAGTGCCCCAGAGTCTGTGTTTGCTCTAGAGGGAAACTCTGTCACCCTGATCATGCAGAGGCATAACAACATGGATACAGATGATGCAAGCTGGGTTTTTAATCAATCCTGTGATGTTGTTAGATATTATCCACATCATAATAAACGCCGCCAGGTAAGAATTACAGACTGTTATAAGGGCAGAGTAGAGTTCCATCGCACCACCTTCTCTCTGGAGCTGACAAACCCACAGAAGAATGACAGCGGACTCTACAAAGGAGAGATAAATGGTGATGGGATGAAGGCTGTTTCTGAATACAGGCTCAGTGTTCTAGGTGAGTCACCATGCAAGCATCCCACTTATTAG